The sequence below is a genomic window from Paenibacillus sp..
GATTGCCGATGGCGTTGGCCTTGGATACCAGTGGAAGAAGGACGGTGAAATCATCTACTCCGCCAACTCCGCTTTGGGCTCTGAGGCGTCCGCACCTTCGTTCCGTATGCAGGACGTTACAAAAGCCGATGAGGGCACCTATACAGTCGAGGTATTTAACCAGGTTGGGAGCGTGACGTCTGTGCCTGTAACATTGGAAGTGGTCGACGGCCACACGCTGAGCGGGACGGTGACTGTCGACATCGAAGGTTATTCGTTCGGCGACTCTAGCCTTTTTTCTCTCAATACTGTAGTTAAGATTTTCACGATTACTGATGGCGTCATAGGGGATCACCCGCTTGCTGAAACACTGGTAAGAACAGACGGTAGATTCAAATTTGAAACCGGATACAGGGGTTCGGCCATGGACGTGGACAACTTTATCCCGAGAAAATTTGTGCCGGGCCAATACGCCGTAATCATCAGTGGAATACATGATGGAGAAATCTTTACTACGGCCAGACATATCGAGATTACAGACTCCGATAAAACATTAGAATTGGTTGTTGAGAAGGATGATTCCATCAACGCGGTTGTAGACATTCAACCGACAACATGGAATGCAAACTCCAAAGGAGGCGACAAAGCATTAACGGCCAAAATTGAAATCGCTTCTGACGATTTAATGAAGGATAGCATCGCGAACATTACCATGGTCGTGAATGGCCGACCCATTTCGGCGACGGAAGCCAATATCACTGGAAAATCCATCACTGCGAAATTTGATCGGCAGCAAGCGAATACGGCGCTTGCCGGCACGAACGGGGTCATCGAGGTAGAATTCTTTGTCTACTTAAACGACGGTAGCGTCTTTATCGGAAGGGACCTCGTTCAAATCATCCAGTAACGGATAAAGGAAAAGTCGGGTTACCATAAAGGTAGCTCGACTTTTTTCCATTTATTATCGCTTCACGCAGTAGGATATAGCAGTGTACAACACCGGCTTTTTCCAACGCAGTTTTCCGTTGAAATCGGACAAATAATTCTAGAAGCAAGCCAAGGAATTCCCTTCTTCATTTCTTTCGGCTTTGTTACGCTAAATACGTAAATACGGAGGGGTTACGACATGAAAAAGAAAGGGGATGCTGCTTCCGCTTGTATTGGCATTGCTTCCATGGCGGTTTTTATCGACTGGAATGGAAGCGCTTTATAGACGAAAAAAATCCACGGATCCAATAACTACTACTAAGAGAGGTGTTCCCTATGAAATTGAAAAAGAGTTTCCTTGTGATGGCAGCAATTTTATTGATGGTCGTCAGTGTTTTGAGCGGTTGCGGATCCAGTTCCAACTCCGGCTCAGGAGAAAGCGCCTCCCCACAAAAGAATGAGACTGAAGCACCCAGTACCGCAGAAACGGGCGCCGTAGCAGAAACAGGCGGCGCCGGCGAGGAGAAGGTTGAAATCGAGGTGTGGTCTTGGCTGCCGAAGAGTAACGAGTGGCCCAAGCTGATCGAAGCGTTCGAGAAGGCTAACCCGAACATTGCGATTAAACCGGTAACATACGAGAACAAAACCGATTACGAACAAAAGCTTAAACTCGCCATGGCTACGGGCGAGGGACCGGATGTCATCGCCAACCAATTCGGCGCGTTTCTGAATTCCATGATTAATCAGGTGGAGCCGCTAGAGCCGTACGTCACCAAGGAATGGGGCGATAAGTGGACGGAACAATTTAAGCCTACTGCCGTCGAAAGATTGAAATCGATTCCGGGCATGCCGGGCATGCCGATCGGCTTAGTTGCCGTACCGCTGATCATGTACGATGCGGACATGTTCGAGCAGGCAGGTATTACCGAGTTGCCGAAAACGTACGATGAGCTGAAAGAGACGCTCAAGAAGATCGAGCAGGCCAATTTGCCGGGAGTTATGCCTCATCTGGGCTTTGGCGGCAACGAGTGGGGACCGCAGGTGCGCGCGCTGTACGTTAATCTGGCGAATCAAATCGCACCTAACAAGATTTATGAAGCGGATGCCGGGAAGATTCCTTTCACCGATCCGGATTTGGTCAAAGCGGCCGAGCTCATGAAGCAATATGCCGATGACAATGTGTTCCAACCGGGATTTTTAGCCAACAAGCTGAATCCCGATGTACAGAACGAATTGTTCTACAACAAAAAGGCAGTTCCCATGATTATGATTGGTTCTTGGGGCGTATATACGTGGACCGACCGCGAGAAATACAAAATTGCGGACCGCAAATTCGGTTATTTCCCGCTCCCGCCTAGCGTCGGAACAGAGCCTAACGTACAGGGCGATGTCAACTACAACCTCAGTATCACAAAGTTTTCCGAGAAAAAAGAAGCCGCATGGGAGTTCGTCAAGTTTATGGGCGCAGGCGAATATCAAGCGATGCAGGCGATCAGTCTAGCAGAGATGCCTGCAGCTGCAAGCGTTGAAGGTTATGACAAGAACTCTCTGCAGCACGAGTCTGAGAAGGACGCTTTGGACACGATCACACGGATCAGCGAGCAGAATACGATCGGCTTCCGGAGCCTTGAAAACGCGGAAGTCGAGTCGGCTCTGTTCAAGCAACTGCAGATGATGCTGGACGGCAAGCAGACACCTGAAGAAGCGATGAAGCAGGTGCAGTCGGTATCGGAGAAAGTGAACAGGTAATCCTTTCGAAAACGGATAAAATAACGGGGGCTGCAAGGCCCCCGTAACAACTAAGAGTTTGACCAAACGCGAGAAGAAGGTGAGTTGCCCTGAAAAACAAAATTGATTGGCTAGGGTATGTTTATATTTTTCCGGTGTTTTTATTCCTCGGAATGTTCGTGTTTTGGGGCATGTTTTATAACGTATATATTAGCCTCTTCGAGTGGGATGGCATCGGAACGAGCAAGCTCTACATCGGCCTTGAAAACTACTTTAATTTAGTACGCGATGCCGACTTTCTCGAAGCCCTTCAAAATACGGGGACTTTTACAGTCGTTTATGTGGTTTCCGTTATTTTCATAGGATTTATGACCGCCTATTTGCTGCATTACCGGATCATGGGCAAGACGTTCATGAAAACCATGATCTTTCTTCCTCACGTATTTCCGGTCTCGG
It includes:
- a CDS encoding ABC transporter substrate-binding protein; translation: MKLKKSFLVMAAILLMVVSVLSGCGSSSNSGSGESASPQKNETEAPSTAETGAVAETGGAGEEKVEIEVWSWLPKSNEWPKLIEAFEKANPNIAIKPVTYENKTDYEQKLKLAMATGEGPDVIANQFGAFLNSMINQVEPLEPYVTKEWGDKWTEQFKPTAVERLKSIPGMPGMPIGLVAVPLIMYDADMFEQAGITELPKTYDELKETLKKIEQANLPGVMPHLGFGGNEWGPQVRALYVNLANQIAPNKIYEADAGKIPFTDPDLVKAAELMKQYADDNVFQPGFLANKLNPDVQNELFYNKKAVPMIMIGSWGVYTWTDREKYKIADRKFGYFPLPPSVGTEPNVQGDVNYNLSITKFSEKKEAAWEFVKFMGAGEYQAMQAISLAEMPAAASVEGYDKNSLQHESEKDALDTITRISEQNTIGFRSLENAEVESALFKQLQMMLDGKQTPEEAMKQVQSVSEKVNR